One window of Planifilum fimeticola genomic DNA carries:
- a CDS encoding transposase — DSRSFRIWLRRRGIKPTIPTIQRKSRKPRRGRPIRVGEGYRRRWIIERCFGWMNNYRRLVVRYDRYLYIYRAFCLIAFIIWCVNRILK; from the coding sequence GACAGCCGTTCTTTCCGAATCTGGTTGCGCCGACGAGGAATCAAGCCCACCATTCCCACCATTCAGCGAAAAAGCCGCAAACCCCGTCGTGGCCGCCCCATCCGTGTGGGAGAGGGATACCGCCGGCGTTGGATCATTGAACGCTGCTTCGGTTGGATGAACAATTACCGTCGGTTGGTGGTTCGATATGACCGATATTTGTATATTTATAGAGCTTTTTGCCTGATTGCATTCATTATTTGGTGTGTGAATCGAATTTTGAAATAG